The Coffea arabica cultivar ET-39 chromosome 8e, Coffea Arabica ET-39 HiFi, whole genome shotgun sequence genome window below encodes:
- the LOC113703805 gene encoding disease resistance protein RPM1-like, which translates to MAETVLSFVLDQVSTFLREEGRLLGGVRQEVQFIRDELEQMRAFLRETEAKEEDAQPTLQQWIKQVRDAAYDTEDILDDFVARFARHRATGFYGSVRRIFSSIKNLRARHRVASEIQSIKSRIKSISEGHQRYQSEYGISAQASHSLSAVNNSTWRYNRDDALLVEEAKLVGIDQPKKRLISQLLEGDDHQLKVVSVVGMGGLGKTTLVKKVHEDPEVRRHFPVRAWATVSQTCDFQDLLKDLIRQLHKEGKKPVPQSIESLNTTELKEFIKDFLQQAGRYAIVFDDVWDVEFWNTIKFALPENSRGNRVMLTTRKSDVACASSIESRGLVYRMEPLSIEDSWTLFCNKIFDGGNCPGHLMDVAKGVLDKCEGLPLAILAISGLLASKDVNRTEEWEMVRRSLGGELEGTGKLDRVRKILSLSYGDLPWHLKACLLYTSIFPEDYKINCYRLINLWIAERFVEWREGMSIEDVALRYLSELISRSLIQVTRVFYEGFPDTCRIHDLLREVILLKSREQNMVTVTTGQPATWPSEKVRRLVVHSSSNDNTQHHQQRRDYYFDHLRSFVTVGSTDPLLSKMLLSEVLGSSKLLKVLDFRGQNIEEEITNEIFNLFHLKHLDLWGTRVERVPKAIGKLQHLEYLNLGKTGVRELPIEIIKLQKLRVLRVYQQVDTSDDDYGYHGFKAPSNMGGLLALEVLDSIDASSGSTIIKEIGKLTQLRELSITKLRREDGKELCSSLANLSSLRELSVTSIGKGDDHEIIDLNHHHPSSSSSFLQSLRMLILCGRLEKMPQWVARLHGLVRIDLDWSRLTGEEDPLESFQHLPNLGEINFCGSYQGEGLCFKAGGFLKLKELHLKRMEGLRWMRVEEGALTRLHQLFLQQLPSLEELPLGIQHLSNLQRLILSEMSSQLREKLLEDQKEESEDYTRIAHIPEIFIGYYTDDRKWRRHNLWVERKKT; encoded by the coding sequence ATGGCAGAAACAGTTCTCTCTTTTGTGCTGGATCAAGTCTCAACTTTTCTGCGCGAGGAGGGACGACTATTGGGAGGGGTTCGGCAAGAGGTTCAATTCATCAGGGATGAGTTGGAGCAAATGAGAGCTTTCCTGCGAGAGAcagaagcaaaagaagaagatgCTCAACCCACGCTCCAACAATGGATCAAGCAAGTGCGAGATGCTGCTTATGACACTGAGGACATTCTTGATGACTTCGTAGCTCGCTTTGCTCGGCATCGCGCAACAGGATTCTACGGCTCTGTTCGGAGAATTTTCAGCTCCATCAAGAATTTGAGAGCTCGTCATCGAGTTGCTAGCGAAATACAAAGCATCAAATCCAGAATCAAAAGTATTTCTGAAGGCCATCAAAGATACCAATCCGAATATGGTATCTCCGCCCAAGCGTCCCACTCACTTTCTGCTGTGAACAACTCAACATGGCGCTATAACAGAGATGACGCACTGCTTGTGGAAGAAGCTAAATTAGTTGGCATTGACCAGCCCAAGAAACGTCTTATTTCTCAGCTCCTCGAAGGCGATGATCACCAACTGAAAGTTGTTTCAGTGGTTGGTATGGGCGGACTTGGCAAAACTACCCTAGTGAAAAAAGTCCATGAGGATCCTGAAGTCAGAAGGCATTTCCCAGTTCGTGCTTGGGCAACTGTCTCTCAAACATGTGACTTTCAGGATCTCCTAAAAGACTTGATTAGGCAGTTACACAAGGAAGGGAAGAAACCAGTCCCACAATCGATCGAGTCTTTGAATACCACCGAGCTGAAAGAAtttatcaaagattttcttcaaCAAGCTGGAAGGTATGCAATTGTTTTTGATGATGTATGGGACGTGGAATTTTGGAATACCATCAAATTTGCTCTGCCCGAGAATAGCCGCGGCAACCGTGTCATGCTAACAACTCGAAAATCTGATGTAGCCTGTGCCTCTTCCATTGAATCTCGGGGTCTTGTCTACAGAATGGAGCCACTATCTATTGAGGATTCATGGACCCTGTTTTGCAACAAGATCTTTGACGGAGGTAACTGCCCTGGCCATTTGATGGATGTTGCCAAAGGTGTATTGGATAAATGTGAGGGCTTGCCCCTTGCGATTCTTGCAATCAGTGGGCTTTTGGCTTCGAAAGATGTAAACAGAACAGAGGAATGGGAGATGGTTCGACGCAGTCTTGGTGGTGAATTAGAAGGCACTGGTAAGCTAGACAGAGTTAGAAAGATACTCTCTCTTAGTTATGGTGATTTGCCTTGGCATCTAAAGGCATGTCTGTTGTACACAAGTATCTTCCCAGAGgattacaaaataaattgcTATAGACTCATTAATTTGTGGATTGCTGAAAGGTTTGTCGAATGGAGAGAAGGAATGAGTATTGAAGATGTAGCCTTGCGTTATCTCAGTGAACTCATCAGCAGAAGCCTAATTCAAGTGACCCGTGTGTTTTATGAAGGATTTCCCGACACTTGTCGAATCCATGACCTATTGAGAGAAGTTATTCTTCTCAAGTCAAGGGAACAAAACATGGTCACAGTTACTACTGGGCAACCGGCGACGTGGCCATCCGAAAAGGTACGCCGTCTAGTAGTCCATAGTAGTAGCAATGACAACACCCAGCACCACCAACAAAGGCGAGATTATTACTTTGACCACCTTCGGTCTTTCGTTACTGTTGGATCCACGGATCCGCTACTATCCAAAATGTTATTATCTGAAGTTTTAGGGAGTAGCAAGTTGTTAAAGGTTTTGGATTTCCGTGGTCAAAACATAGAGGAGGAAATAACAAATGAGATTTTCAACTTGTTTCATCTCAAGCATCTAGACCTATGGGGTACAAGAGTGGAGAGAGTCCCGAAAGCCATTGGGAAACTTCAACATTTGGAGTATCTGAATTTGGGAAAAACCGGAGTTAGGGAATTACCTATTGAAATCATAAAGCTGCAAAAACTTCGTGTTCTCAGAGTATATCAACAAGTTGATACTTCAGATGATGATTATGGATATCATGGATTTAAAGCTCCCTCGAATATGGGAGGGCTTCTTGCCCTAGAAGTATTAGACAGCATAGATGCTAGTAGTGGATCCACAATAATTAAGGAGATAGGAAAGCTGACCCAATTAAGAGAGTTATCTATTACAAAGTTAAGAAGAGAAGATGGAAAGGAGCTCTGCTCCTCCCTTGCTAACCTCTCCAGTCTTCGGGAATTAAGCGTTACTTCAATTGGAAAAGGTGATGATCATGAGATAATTGATCTAAATCATCAtcatccttcttcttcttcgtcgTTTCTTCAATCTCTTCGTATGCTAATTTTGTGCGGCCGCTTAGAAAAGATGCCACAATGGGTAGCTCGTCTTCACGGCTTGGTAAGAATAGATTTGGACTGGAGCAGGTTAACGGGCGAGGAGGATCCGCTTGAATCCTTCCAACATTTGCCCAATTTGGGTGAAATTAATTTCTGCGGATCTTACCAGGGAGAAGGGTTGTGCTTCAAGGCTGGAGGGTTTCTAAAGCTGAAGGAGTTGCACCTAAAGAGAATGGAAGGGTTGAGATGGATGAGAGTAGAGGAGGGTGCATTGACTCGTCTCCATCAACTATTTCTGCAACAACTTCCATCACTGGAGGAATTACCATTGGGTATTCAGCACTTGAGCAATCTTCAACGGCTGATTTTGTCTGAGATGAGTTCTCAATTGAGAGAGAAACTGTTGGAGGATCAGAAGGAAGAAAGTGAAGATTACACAAGAATCGCACATATTCCTGAAATTTTCATTGGTTACTATACAGATGATAGGAAATGGAGACGCCACAACCTGTGGGTGGAGAGGAAGAAAACATAG